A single Kryptolebias marmoratus isolate JLee-2015 linkage group LG16, ASM164957v2, whole genome shotgun sequence DNA region contains:
- the oprd1b gene encoding opioid receptor, delta 1b — protein MEFPTVPPEGFTELLSVSAAPLNASFSEGPLLEASRSNETSGAAARNTAGLIIAVCITALYSLICVVGLLGNVLVMYGVIRYTKMKTATNIYIFNLALADTLATSTLPFQSAKYMMRTWPFGELLCKVVIAIDYYNMFTSIFTLTMMSVDRYIAVCHPVKALDFRTPAKAKLINVCIWILSSAVGVPVMIMAVTKVTDKGNTACTLRFPEPERYWDTVTKICVFIFAFVVPVLVITICYGLMILRLKSVRLLSGSKEKDRNLRRITRMVLVVVAAFVICWTPIHIFIIVKTVIDIDHKNLVVMACWHLCIALGYTNSSLNPMLYAFLDENFKRCFRDFCLPHRSRLEQSSFSRARYSAREPVTVCAPAAAQRAPG, from the exons ATGGAGTTCCCCACCGTTCCTCCCGAGGGCTTCACGGAGCTCCTCTCGGTGTCTGCGGCTCCCCTCAACGCCTCGTTCTCGGAGGGTCCGCTGCTGGAAGCGTCAAGGAGCAACGAGACCAGCGGAGCGGCAGCCAGGAACACCGCGGGGCTCATCATCGCCGTGTGCATCACTGCGCTCTACTCGCTCATCTGCGTGGTGGGGCTGCTGGGGAACGTGCTGGTCATGTACGGAGTGATCCG ATACACGAAGATGAAGACGGCcacaaacatttacatcttCAACCTGGCTCTGGCCGACACTCTGGCCACCAGCACCCTCCCCTTCCAGAGCGCCAAGTACATGATGAGGACGTGGCCCTTCGGGGAGCTGCTATGCAAAGTGGTCATCGCCATCGACTACTACAACATGTTCACCAGCATCTTCACGCTCACCATGATGAGCGTGGACCGCTACATCGCAGTGTGCCACCCGGTGAAAGCCCTGGACTTCCGCACGCCGGCAAAAGCCAAGCTCATAAACGTCTGCATCTGGATCCTCTCCTCCGCTGTCGGCGTGCCAGTGATGATCATGGCTGTTACCAAGGTGACGGATAAAG GAAACACAGCCTGCACGCTCAGATTCCCTGAACCGGAAAGGTACTGGGACACGGTAACAAAAATCTGTGTCTTCATCTTTGCCTTTGTGGTGCCCGTCCTCGTCATCACCATCTGCTACGGCCTGATGATCCTTCGTCTGAAGAGCGTCCGGCTCCTGTCGGGCTCCAAGGAGAAGGACAGGAACCTGCGGCGGATCACCCGCATGGTCCTGGTGGTCGTGGCGGCCTTCGTCATCTGCTGGACCCCCATTCACATCTTCATCATCGTCAAGACGGTGATTGACATTGACCACAAGAACCTGGTAGTGATGGCCTGCTGGCACCTGTGCATCGCCCTGGGTTACACCAACAGCAGTCTGAACCCCATGCTGTACGCCTTTCTGGATGAGAACTTCAAGAGGTGCTTCAGGGACTTCTGCCTGCCTCATCGCTCTCGCTTGGAGCAAAGCAGCTTCTCCAGAGCTCGCTACAGCGCTAGAGAGCCTGTAACGGTTTGTGCTCCTGCAGCGGCTCAGAGGGCGCCTGGCTGA